A window of Corticium candelabrum chromosome 3, ooCorCand1.1, whole genome shotgun sequence contains these coding sequences:
- the LOC134177780 gene encoding uncharacterized protein LOC134177780 codes for MPTVQATVAARGDRLVSEPAAAPVIHTDLQPPDFRDIRLYYAKTGMLNESLVMYSLNDRERKLVFRSIPTNETVLDGICTVLWNEATHMHTDNTTLSEVKLDSTCWETTFDFVSKSQTLVEIFTMCSNAIECDTQIGRDVGTVCIDTFKRKQVQPKVPDDDIVVREKGGDLSKNEIVAITVSVIIVVLCICIVVGLLYWRKRQICSRLAGNRAPNHGGTCRPLPSHGDSTTSAVGGTDATSTTPEGAPYVERDQHVQELMKRRGGATESRHDNDGNGQAHSEVEATGTTTQAIIDSNRGVSSLVGGSSTPTATAVVQRDRPEFTRRDEAESTHDESNRDTGINAIEMMMAVETQDRLQDELEETRAVVKEKSEKTRAEVRKISMKVDQLTAVVNDCAVRQDMPESLSTLC; via the exons ATGCCTACTGTTCAGG CAACAGTAGCTGCAAGAGGCGACAGGCTTGTTAGCGAACCGGCAGCGGCACCTGTCATACACACGGATTTACAACCACCAG aTTTTCGTGATATTCGATTGTACTATGCGAAGACAGGAATGTTGAATGAGTCATTGGTGATGTACAGTCTTAACGATCGAGAGAGAAAGCTTGTGTTTCGGAGCATACCAACAAACGAGACAGTACTAGACGGTATATGTACAGTTTTATGGAATGAAGCAACCCACATGCACACTGATAACACAACACTGTCGGAAGTCAAATTGGATAGTACGTGCTGGGAGACGACGTTTGACTTTGTATCAAAGTCTCAAACGCTAGTGGAGATATTTACGATGTGTTCGAATGCAATCGAATGTGACACCCAGATTGGACGTGATGTTGGTACGGTTTGCATTG ACACGTTCAAGCGCAAGCAAGTGCAGCCTAAGGTGCCTGACGATGACATAGTTGTACGTGAGAAAG GTGGTGACTTGTCGAAGAATGAAATAGTTGCAATAACAGTTtctgttattattgttgttctGTGTATATGCATTGTCGTCGGTTTGCTTTATTGGAGAAAGAGGCAGATATGCAGTCGTTTAGCAGGGAACAGAGCTCCAAATCATGGTGGTACATGTAGACCTCTACCTTCTCATGGTGATTCAACAACTTCAG CTGTTGGTGGAACTGATGCAACAAGTACTACTCCAG AAGGGGCTCCATATGTTGAA AGAGATCAACATGTACAGGAATTAATGAAGAGAAGAGGAGGTGCAACTGAGAGTAGACATGATAATGATGGAAACGGTCAAG CTCATAGCGAAGTCGAAGCAACGGGTACTACTACTCAAGCTATCATTGATTCTAATCGTGGTGTTTCCTCTTTGGTGGGTGGAAGTTCTACTCCTACAGCAACTGCTGTAGTTCAG CGAGATCGACCGGAATTTACTAGAAGAGATGAAGCAGAGAGTACACACGATGAGAGTAATCGAG aCACTGGAATAAACGCGATAGAGATGATGATGGCAGTAGAAACACAAGATCGGCTGCAGGATGAGCTTGAGGAGACACGTGCTGTGGTGAAGGAAAAGTCGGAGAAGACAAGAGCTGAGGTGCGGAAAATCTCTATGAAAGTTGATCAGTTGACTGCTGTAGTGAATGACTGTGCTGTGAGGCAAGATATGCCAGAATCACTGTCAACACTGTGTTGA
- the LOC134177781 gene encoding 52 kDa repressor of the inhibitor of the protein kinase-like — protein MTKSYDRITILKWSQVELELVAVDDQLTPTCSECCSGSVERVGSSSTATYVESLRNTCCEVYDNEAQRAAVAGGNQQCHHANTSDHDLVDDIGKLFFKTKSPVDFCKSMQAPSAAEKYNLLTNHKEPRADQVFPPTCIGGRSRAFRPVWLSEHPWMVYSEQVDGVFCIACGIFVAKNKKGEKAKEHEQCLYHHQAIEKADNFKRTLENPDTTITAQSDSRRAANVARNRAVLKSIASAVLYCARQCIALRGDAESVKSPGNPGNFLSLLRLLAVHDEELRRHLEIPVMRCATYLSSQTQNEPIKVMGNHILLQGIIGDLTTAPFYAILADEVTSHNVEHLAICARFVDRSTKEVRKEFLTFLKLDRITGERIADGIFGFLEENNIPLATMRGRGYDGASNMSSDRVGVQARIRHKAPLATYVYCSGHCLNLVISKSCALPEVRNVIDCVKKCSRFFLNSPKRSGVLEMIINHNVVNEERRKPLIDLCKTRWAERHSAYRHFYQGYVFVVEALEMIAFRYHLEKYGATYADWNYAGRNEAQQILYLSHLLGITVKLQSKAVDIVKAHNMISEIVRTYDSERANVESSFSQIYKVSSDMAKKVGSTIALPRIAARQQNRSNIPAASVQEYFQRNVAIPFLDHIIISINRQFSKSAVTAISLLGLVPSILCSQDVNLEEALIEYRDDLPSPELMDAELGRWRNRYMAMLPEKRPCSPAKAIKECDAIDFPNISVLLTIACTIPVTSCECERSASALRRLNNYMRASMAKDRLSHLALLHIHYDVPIDLDNVVDYYDRLHPRRLELDSVLLH, from the exons atgacaaaatcgtatgacagaataACAATATTGAAATGGTCacaggtcgagcttgag CTGGTTGCAGTAGACGATCAACTAACACCGACTTGCAGTGAGTGCTGTAGTGGTAGTGTAGAAAGAGTAGGGTCGTCCTCTACCGCCACATATGTCGAGTCTTTGCGCAACACATGCTGTGAAGTTTACGACAACGAGGCTCAGCGTGCAGCCGTCGCAGGCGGCAATCAGCAATGCCATCATGCTAATACTTCTGATCATGATTTAGTGGATGATATTGGCAAATTGTTTTTCAAAACCAAGTCTCCTGTCGATTTCTGCAAGTCCATGCAGGCTCCGAGTGCTGCGGAGAAGTACAACCTACTGACAAATCACAAAGAGCCTCGCGCCGACCAAGTTTTTCCTCCGACATGTATTGGTGGCCGCAGCCGAGCATTTCGTCCTGTTTGGCTATCAGAACACCCGTGGATGGTTTACAGCGAGCAAGTGGATGGTGTCTTTTGCATTGCTTGTGGAATTTTCGTTGCTAAA AAcaagaaaggagaaaaagcAAAGGAGCACGAGCAGTGCTTATACCATCATCAAGCCATCGAGAAAGCTGATAACTTTAAGCGAACCTTGGAGAATCCGGATACTACCATTACTGCACAGTCGGACAGCCGCAGGGCGGCCAATGTCGCGCGTAATCGTGCTGTCCTGAAGTCCATTGCTTCTGCTGTGTTGTACTGCGCCAGacagtgcattgctttacgtGGAGACGCAGAGAGTGTGAAATCACCTGGAAATCCAGgtaattttctttctttgctgaGGCTTCTGGCAGTGCACGATGAAGAGTTAAGAAGGCACCTGGAAATTCCTGTAATGCGATGCGCAACTTATCTTTCTtctcaaacacaaaatgagcCGATTAAAGTCATGGGAAACCACATCCTCTTACAGGGAATAATAGGTGATTTGACAACTGCGCCCTTTTACGCCATCCTTGCTGACGAGGTAACTTCGCATAACGTCGAGCATCTTGCCATCTGCGCCAggtttgttgacagaagtacTAAAGAGGTCAGAAAAGAGTTTTTAACGTTTTTGAAGTTGGACAGAATTACTGGGGAGCGGATTGCAGATGGTATCTTTGGCTTTCTGGAAGAGAATAACATACCACTCGCTACTATGCGTGGTCGGGGCTACGACGGCGCCAGCAACATGTCTTCAGATCGAGTGGGTGTCCAGGCCAGGATTAGACATAAAGCTCCTTTAGCCACCTACGTATACTGCAGTGGCCACTGCCTTAACCTTGTGATAAGCAAGTCGTGTGCTCTTCCTGAAGTACGTAATGTGATCGATTGCGTTAAAAAATGCAGCCGTTTCTTTCTCAATAGTCCAAAGAGAAGTGGTGTTCTAGAAATGATCATCaaccacaatgtggtcaatgAAGAGAGGAGGAAGCCACTGATCGATCTGTGCAAGACGCGATGGGCTGAGCGGCATTCGGCTTATCGGCACTTCTACCAAGGGTACGTATTTGTGGTCGAAGCTCTAGAGATGATAGCTTTCCGCTATCACTTGGAGAAATATGGGGCTACGTATGCTGACTGGAACTATGCAGGCCGCAATGAAGCACAGCAGATTCTG TACCTATCACACCTTTTGGGCATTACCGTAAAGCTGCAGAGCAAAGCTGTCGATATCGTGAAAGCGCATAACATGATATCTGAAATTGTGAGGACCTACGACAGCGAGCGCGCAAACGTTGAAAGCAGCTTTTCTCAAATCTACAAAGTTAGTTCAGACATGGCAAAAAAGGTTGGAAGTACGATTGCATTGCCTCGCATTGCAGCAAGGCAACAAAATCGCAGCAATATTCCGGCTGCTTCTGTTCAAGAGTATTTCCAGAGAAATGTTGCAATTCCCTTTCTTGATCATATAATTATTAGCATCAACCGGCAGTTCTCAAAGTCGGCAGTCACAGCCATTTCCCTACTTGGTCTTGTACCGAGTATCCTATGTTCGCAAGATGTCAACCTGGAAGAGGCGCTGATCGAGTACAGAGATGATCTGCCATCGCCTGAATTGATGGACGCGGAACTCGGGCGCTGGAGGAACAGGTATATGGCGATGCTCCCTGAGAAGAGACCGTGCTCACCAGCAAAAGCCATCAAAGAATGTGACGCCATTGACTTCCCAAATATCTCAGTTCTTTTGACCATCGCCTGTACCATACCCGTCACCtcgtgtgaatgtgagagAAGCGCCAGTGCTTTACGACGCCTAAACAACTATATGCGCGCATCCATGGCTAAGGACAGATTGTCTCACCTTGCTCTCCTTCACATCCACTACGATGTACCAATAGATCTCGACAACGTAGTCGATTATTATGATCGCCTTCACCCTCGCAGACTCGAACTTGACTCGGTACTGTTACACTAA